The window AGGAGGAGTCCGACGACGAAATGGCGCACGAAAACCTCAGCGCCAAGCTCACCCTTTTTTCCAGGCTCGACGGGCTTTTGGGCATTTTCCTTCTGGACAAGAACGGCCAGCCTTTCAAGGTGCTAAACAAGGCCAAGCTCAACGAGAACGTCTTCCCGTCGCTGGTGTTCAATATTCTGAAGGCCTCCATGAACGGAGTGCGCCGCAGCGGGCTTGGAAGTTTCCAGAGAGGGACCCTGGTCACCCCGATCGGCACTATCATCGTGGCCAACGTTTTTTACGCCACGCTTGCCGTGGTTGTGGGGGAGGACGCGAACATGACCGTTGTGGAGACCCGTATCCAGCGTTACCTTTCGGAGGTGGCCTAAATGAGTTCGCTCAAGTCCATCCTCAAGGTCCTGTGCGGTTCCGAAGGCGTGAAGGGCGCCATCATGATAACCAAGGACGGGATGGTGATAGAGACCAACCTGGACCCGAAGTTCGACGCGGAGACGCTGGCGGCGTTCATGTCTCAAATATACGTGACCATAACAAATTCTCTGGCCGGGCTTGGGCAGAAGGAATTCACGCGGTACGTGATGCAGTCCAACCAGGCTAAAATATTCCTTATGGACTTGGGCAAATCCGCGCTTATAACCATAACGGACGTGGACACCGACCAGGGGAAGGTGAACGTGGCTTTTTTCCAGGCGGCCAACGAGATAAAGAAAACGGGGCGTATAGATGTATAACGGTATTACCGGTTTGAAGGAGTATTCGGCGCCGTGCAGATAAACTACGGCAAGAGGGAGGTATCCTGCAAGCTGGTCTATTACGGCCCCGGCATGAGCGGGAAGACCACAAACCTTGAAGTGATCCACCAGAAGGTGCCCGAGCACAGCAAGGGGGAGATGACATCCATCGCCACCGAGGGGGACCGGACGCTGTTCTTCGACTTCCTGCCGCTCGACCTCGGGCAGGTGAGGGGGATGACGACGAAATTCCAGCTTTACACCGTCCCCGGCCAAGTCTATTACTCGTCCACAAGGAAGCTTGTGCTGCAGGGGGCCGACGGGGTGATATTCGTGGCGGATTCGCAGGCGAGCAAGCTGCCGGAGAACATAGAGTCGCTGAAGGACCTGCAGACGAACCTGGAGGAATACGGGCTGAAGATAGACGAGATGCCCATAGTGATCCAGTGGAACAAGCGGGACCTTCCCACGGCGATGCCCGTGGATGAGCTCGAACAGAAGGTCAACTGGATGAAGGCGGCCACCACCACCGCCTGCGCCGCCACCGGCGAGGGGGTGCTTGGGACGCTCAAGCTTGCCGCGGCCCTGAT of the Nitrospinota bacterium genome contains:
- a CDS encoding roadblock/LC7 domain-containing protein gives rise to the protein MSSLKSILKVLCGSEGVKGAIMITKDGMVIETNLDPKFDAETLAAFMSQIYVTITNSLAGLGQKEFTRYVMQSNQAKIFLMDLGKSALITITDVDTDQGKVNVAFFQAANEIKKTGRIDV